A window of Streptomyces armeniacus contains these coding sequences:
- the casA gene encoding type I-E CRISPR-associated protein Cse1/CasA: protein MTSISGAHAWGRLSPAARAAWAKHDRETEGWLPLWRHMADSGAVAGALWEQWVPRTVRELVAESLPGGGDDADRLVRFLALTHDAGKCSPAFSCQVETLASGMRDTGLDMPTFKEYGQDRQLAPHGLAGQLLVQEWMTERFGLSGRAAGQFAVVAGGHHGVPPDHQQIHDLQLRPHLLRHPGPSEDLWRHVQFELLDTCAEVSGVAERLPEWGTVRLPQPAQVVLTAVVILSDWVASAPELFPYDYATWQPEGPVGERRRLQAAWSGLDLPAPWTPEVPQGSAEDLFAVRFPDLAGAPVRPVQSEAVRMARSMPGAGLLVIEAPMGEGKTEAALAAAEILAARTGAGGLLVALPTRATSDAMFSRLLNWLNHLPPSDSEARSVVLAHAKAALNDVWAGLLRQGQRAIAAVETDRDGHLDGQLPMGDVRSPRMRPAELHAHQWLRGRKKQLLASFAVGTIDQVLFAGLKSRHLALRHLAVSGKVVVIDEVHAYDAYMGRYLDRVLEWLAAYRVPVVLLSATLPAERRRALSTAYGGPQAAVAVETAADAYPLLTAVDPGGEVLSACPAPASGRHADVALERLDDDVAVLADRLAEELADGGCALVVRNTVDRVLEAAAALRARLGHDSVTVAHSRFLAADRAANDTDLLRRFGPGIDHRPHRHVVVSSQVVEQSLDLDFDLLVTDLAPVDLVLQRMGRLHRHSRRRPGALSRALCLVTGVDWRSTPPQPVSGSQAVYPGRFTLLRSLAALDPYLNGELLRLPADISPLVQSAYGEENVGPEAWQEELHAARAEHVALLARKEEKAESFLLGAVRRPGRPVYGWLEAHAGDADDDRAGRAQVRDSEVTVEVLVIQRQPDGRLTTVPWLDDGRGGLELPTDFPPSRRAAEAVAASALTLPGRFSKDWLIDRTIGELERFLVPAWQVKECPWLAGELLLVLDANCQTRLSGFELTYTREDGLKVSAPDVLAKGIGVQGSTTGASTRAQAGKLGNQNESDTTDPQGPGNGADRATDGQSVPGGVVSTAPPTSPGHPSFNLVSAPWLPVQCTDGTAEEMSLLDLFAKADGVRRLVGDLPTQEMALLRLLLAVLYDALEGPAEIEDWEDLWLSPDPFAVVADYLERHRERFDLFHSERPFYQVAGLRTSKGEVAPLSRIVADVPVGDGFFTMRRPGVDRLSYAEAARWLVHTHAYDTSGIKSAMVGDEGRSKAGKVYPLGVGSLGNLGGIFAEGATLRETLLLNLIPFEEAHTRRDSGDGDVDLPVWRRTEPLTARERSQDSGGLHPCGLRDLYTWQSRRVRLHTEEGVVTGVVLGYGDPPAMPAPWTLEPMTGWRRSSVQEKKQGRAPVYMPRRHDPSRAAWRGLGALLPALQEVTDTGSRGEAPVTLRSGITSWFTQVIISSEIAPGKLVRLRLIGALYGTQQSVVDEIVDDSVVLPVITLHEKNPVYGAAAVGAVSSAELAVAALGQLAGNLARAAGTDPEPSTAAARELGFGALDGPYRAWLKDLLNFPDLATARVEWQSTVRRHVLRLGRQLLDSTGPAADEGRIADVPGLGKRLVDAGRADSWFKQRLNKDLGSTSQPDRAGSPVLHQPTNVAIRNDPTENTP, encoded by the coding sequence ATGACCTCGATATCAGGCGCGCATGCCTGGGGCCGATTGTCGCCGGCGGCGAGGGCGGCGTGGGCGAAGCACGACCGGGAGACGGAGGGTTGGCTTCCGCTGTGGCGGCACATGGCTGACTCGGGTGCCGTCGCTGGGGCGCTGTGGGAGCAATGGGTGCCGCGTACGGTGCGGGAGTTGGTTGCGGAATCGCTGCCTGGCGGCGGCGATGATGCGGACAGGCTTGTGCGGTTTCTCGCGCTCACCCATGACGCCGGAAAGTGCTCGCCTGCCTTCTCATGCCAGGTTGAGACGTTGGCGTCGGGCATGCGCGACACGGGGCTCGATATGCCAACGTTTAAGGAGTATGGGCAGGATCGGCAGCTGGCACCGCACGGGCTGGCCGGGCAGTTGTTGGTGCAGGAGTGGATGACCGAACGGTTTGGGCTCTCAGGGCGGGCCGCCGGTCAGTTCGCCGTGGTGGCGGGTGGGCATCATGGAGTTCCGCCTGACCATCAGCAGATCCATGATCTTCAGCTCCGCCCGCATCTGCTCCGGCACCCTGGCCCAAGCGAAGATCTCTGGCGCCACGTCCAGTTCGAACTGCTGGATACCTGTGCCGAAGTTTCCGGAGTAGCAGAGCGATTGCCGGAGTGGGGCACGGTGCGGCTGCCTCAGCCCGCGCAGGTGGTTCTGACTGCCGTGGTGATCCTTTCGGACTGGGTCGCCAGTGCACCGGAACTCTTCCCGTACGACTACGCAACCTGGCAGCCGGAGGGACCAGTCGGTGAGCGCCGTCGCCTGCAGGCCGCGTGGAGCGGGTTGGACTTGCCGGCGCCGTGGACACCCGAGGTGCCGCAGGGTTCGGCGGAGGACCTGTTCGCGGTGAGGTTTCCAGATCTGGCTGGAGCGCCTGTCCGGCCAGTGCAGTCCGAGGCGGTGCGCATGGCTCGGTCTATGCCGGGCGCGGGGCTGCTGGTGATCGAGGCACCCATGGGGGAAGGGAAGACCGAGGCGGCGCTTGCTGCGGCGGAGATTCTCGCGGCGCGTACTGGTGCTGGTGGCCTGCTGGTGGCGTTGCCGACTCGGGCTACGAGCGACGCGATGTTCAGTCGTTTGCTGAACTGGCTGAATCACTTGCCTCCGAGCGACAGCGAGGCGCGTTCCGTGGTTCTGGCGCACGCTAAAGCGGCACTCAACGATGTCTGGGCTGGGTTGCTCCGGCAAGGGCAGCGGGCGATCGCTGCCGTGGAAACGGACAGAGATGGTCACCTCGACGGTCAACTGCCCATGGGTGATGTGCGGTCACCGCGTATGCGGCCGGCTGAGCTTCATGCCCATCAGTGGTTGCGGGGGCGGAAGAAGCAACTCCTGGCATCGTTCGCTGTCGGCACGATCGACCAGGTGCTGTTCGCGGGGTTGAAGAGTCGGCATCTGGCGCTGCGGCACTTGGCGGTGTCGGGCAAGGTCGTCGTCATCGACGAGGTGCATGCGTACGACGCGTACATGGGGCGGTATCTGGACCGGGTGCTGGAGTGGCTGGCGGCGTACCGGGTTCCGGTGGTGCTGCTGTCCGCGACCCTCCCGGCCGAACGCCGACGCGCGCTGTCCACGGCCTATGGGGGCCCTCAGGCCGCTGTGGCGGTGGAGACGGCTGCCGACGCGTATCCCCTTCTCACTGCTGTCGATCCGGGAGGTGAGGTGTTGTCCGCCTGTCCCGCGCCTGCGTCGGGGCGGCATGCGGACGTGGCTCTGGAGCGGCTGGACGATGACGTTGCCGTGCTGGCCGATCGTCTGGCGGAGGAACTCGCCGATGGTGGTTGTGCGCTGGTCGTCCGTAATACGGTCGACCGGGTGTTGGAGGCCGCTGCGGCACTGCGCGCTCGGCTCGGGCACGATTCTGTGACGGTGGCCCATTCACGCTTCCTGGCCGCCGACCGGGCCGCGAACGACACTGACCTGCTGCGGCGGTTCGGTCCCGGGATTGATCACCGACCGCACCGGCATGTGGTGGTGAGCAGTCAGGTGGTGGAGCAGTCCCTCGATCTCGATTTCGATCTTCTCGTCACGGATCTCGCTCCGGTGGACTTGGTCCTTCAGCGGATGGGTCGGTTGCACCGGCACTCGCGGCGGCGCCCCGGGGCGCTGTCCCGGGCGCTCTGTCTGGTGACCGGCGTTGACTGGCGGTCTACGCCTCCGCAGCCCGTTAGCGGCTCGCAGGCAGTGTATCCGGGGCGCTTCACGCTGCTGCGGTCGTTGGCCGCCCTCGATCCGTATCTGAACGGGGAATTGCTACGTCTCCCCGCGGACATCAGCCCACTGGTGCAGAGCGCCTACGGCGAGGAGAACGTCGGCCCGGAGGCGTGGCAGGAGGAACTTCACGCGGCGCGGGCGGAGCATGTGGCGCTGCTCGCCCGGAAGGAGGAGAAGGCGGAGAGCTTTCTGCTCGGCGCGGTGCGGAGGCCGGGGCGGCCGGTGTACGGGTGGCTGGAGGCGCACGCCGGTGATGCCGACGACGACCGTGCGGGCCGTGCTCAAGTGCGGGACAGTGAGGTGACCGTCGAGGTCCTCGTCATCCAGCGGCAGCCTGACGGACGGTTGACGACCGTTCCCTGGTTGGACGACGGCCGCGGCGGCCTTGAGTTGCCCACCGACTTCCCTCCGAGCAGACGTGCTGCCGAGGCCGTGGCCGCGAGTGCGTTGACGCTGCCGGGACGCTTCAGCAAGGACTGGTTGATCGACCGCACCATCGGTGAACTGGAGCGTTTCCTGGTGCCGGCCTGGCAGGTAAAGGAGTGCCCGTGGCTGGCGGGGGAACTGCTTCTCGTGCTCGACGCGAATTGTCAGACCCGTCTGTCAGGCTTCGAACTCACCTACACCCGCGAGGACGGATTGAAGGTGAGTGCTCCCGATGTCCTCGCAAAGGGGATAGGGGTGCAGGGGAGCACAACGGGCGCGTCAACGCGCGCACAGGCCGGGAAGTTGGGGAATCAGAATGAAAGCGATACGACCGATCCGCAGGGGCCGGGGAATGGGGCTGACAGGGCCACGGACGGGCAATCGGTACCAGGGGGTGTGGTGAGCACAGCGCCTCCCACCTCGCCGGGGCACCCGTCGTTCAACTTGGTTTCCGCGCCGTGGCTGCCGGTGCAGTGCACGGACGGAACGGCCGAGGAGATGTCTCTGCTCGACCTGTTCGCCAAGGCCGACGGCGTACGACGGCTCGTCGGAGATCTGCCCACTCAGGAGATGGCACTGCTGCGGCTCCTTCTCGCAGTCCTGTACGACGCGTTAGAGGGACCCGCCGAGATCGAGGACTGGGAGGATCTGTGGCTGTCGCCTGATCCCTTCGCCGTGGTCGCGGACTATCTGGAGCGTCACCGGGAGCGCTTCGACCTCTTTCACAGCGAGCGGCCGTTCTACCAAGTTGCGGGGCTCCGCACATCGAAGGGCGAGGTAGCCCCGCTCAGCCGTATCGTCGCTGACGTGCCGGTCGGTGATGGCTTCTTCACTATGCGTCGCCCTGGCGTCGACCGGCTGTCCTACGCGGAGGCCGCACGGTGGCTTGTACACACCCATGCCTACGACACATCCGGCATCAAGTCCGCGATGGTCGGTGACGAGGGGCGATCCAAGGCGGGCAAGGTCTACCCGCTCGGTGTGGGTTCGCTGGGAAACCTTGGAGGGATCTTCGCGGAGGGCGCCACTTTGCGCGAGACGCTGCTGCTCAACCTCATTCCCTTCGAGGAGGCGCATACCAGGAGGGACAGCGGTGATGGTGACGTGGATCTGCCCGTGTGGCGGCGTACGGAACCGCTGACCGCCCGAGAGCGCAGCCAGGACTCCGGTGGACTGCATCCCTGCGGGCTGCGGGACCTCTACACCTGGCAGTCTCGTAGGGTCCGGCTCCACACGGAAGAGGGCGTGGTGACCGGGGTGGTCCTGGGTTATGGTGATCCGCCCGCGATGCCCGCGCCGTGGACTCTGGAGCCGATGACCGGCTGGCGCCGCAGCTCCGTTCAGGAGAAGAAGCAGGGTCGCGCCCCCGTATACATGCCGCGTCGGCACGACCCGAGCCGTGCCGCCTGGCGCGGGCTGGGCGCGCTTCTTCCTGCTCTGCAGGAAGTGACGGACACCGGGAGCCGGGGAGAGGCACCCGTCACCCTGCGTTCCGGCATTACGAGCTGGTTCACGCAAGTGATCATCTCCAGCGAGATCGCCCCGGGAAAGCTGGTCCGATTGCGACTGATCGGAGCGCTTTACGGGACTCAGCAGTCCGTCGTGGACGAGATCGTGGACGACTCAGTCGTCCTGCCCGTCATCACGTTGCATGAGAAGAACCCTGTGTACGGTGCTGCGGCAGTCGGCGCCGTCAGCTCGGCGGAACTGGCTGTCGCCGCGCTGGGTCAGCTTGCCGGCAACCTCGCCCGAGCGGCCGGAACAGACCCGGAACCCTCCACAGCTGCCGCGCGTGAGCTGGGCTTCGGCGCCCTGGACGGCCCTTACCGTGCGTGGCTGAAGGATCTGCTGAACTTTCCCGACCTGGCCACAGCGCGGGTGGAGTGGCAGTCAACAGTGCGGCGTCATGTTCTGCGGCTGGGCCGCCAGTTGCTGGACTCCACGGGCCCCGCGGCCGACGAGGGACGCATAGCGGACGTTCCGGGCCTCGGCAAGCGCCTTGTGGATGCCGGGCGCGCCGACAGTTGGTTCAAGCAGCGACTGAACAAAGACCTCGGCTCCACGTCACAACCCGACCGCGCGGGGTCCCCTGTCCTCCACCAGCCAACCAACGTGGCCATTCGCAACGACCCTACGGAGAACACACCATGA
- the cas1e gene encoding type I-E CRISPR-associated endonuclease Cas1e, whose translation MGTVSQRGSSSPRELARVRDRLSFIYLERCAVHRDDNAITATDTDGITHIPAATIGTLLLGPGTRVTHQAMSVLGECGAGVAWVGEHGVRYYAGGRALTRSSALAEAQATAWANRRTRLEVARAMYRLRFPGEDTAGRTRQELLSMEGRRLKECYRRESARTGVPWRRREYNQGDFSSGDAPNQGVTAAAQCMYGIAHAVVTALGCSPALGFVHSGHERSFVLDIADLYKTDVAIPAAFDAAADSTEDVATRTRRALRDRVNKTKLLDRCVRDIQNLLHHNEVPDANHTHDRVTLQTDGDHHIEGGRNYAEEPIW comes from the coding sequence ATGGGCACCGTTAGCCAGCGAGGCTCCTCATCACCCCGCGAACTCGCCCGAGTTAGGGACCGGCTTTCGTTTATCTACCTTGAGCGGTGCGCCGTACACCGCGACGACAACGCCATCACCGCAACCGACACCGACGGCATCACCCACATCCCCGCCGCCACCATCGGCACCCTGCTCCTCGGCCCGGGCACTCGAGTCACCCACCAGGCTATGTCCGTCCTCGGTGAATGCGGAGCCGGAGTCGCCTGGGTAGGCGAACACGGAGTGCGATACTACGCAGGCGGACGCGCGCTCACCCGTTCGTCGGCCCTGGCCGAGGCCCAAGCAACTGCTTGGGCGAACCGCCGCACCAGGCTCGAGGTCGCACGAGCCATGTACCGGCTGCGATTCCCCGGAGAAGACACCGCCGGACGTACCCGTCAGGAACTCCTCAGCATGGAAGGCCGCCGGCTCAAGGAGTGTTACCGGCGCGAGTCGGCCCGTACAGGCGTGCCCTGGCGCCGCCGTGAGTACAACCAGGGCGACTTCTCCTCCGGAGACGCCCCGAATCAGGGAGTAACGGCAGCCGCACAGTGCATGTACGGAATCGCCCACGCCGTAGTCACAGCCCTCGGCTGTTCACCAGCCCTGGGGTTCGTTCATTCCGGCCACGAACGCTCCTTCGTCCTGGACATCGCCGACCTGTACAAGACCGACGTCGCTATCCCCGCCGCATTCGACGCCGCGGCCGATAGCACAGAAGACGTGGCAACCCGCACCCGCAGAGCGCTACGGGACCGTGTCAACAAGACCAAGCTCCTTGATCGTTGCGTGCGCGATATCCAGAACCTTCTCCACCACAACGAAGTACCAGACGCAAACCACACACATGACCGCGTGACGCTGCAAACCGACGGAGACCACCACATCGAAGGCGGGCGCAACTACGCGGAAGAACCCATCTGGTGA
- the cas7e gene encoding type I-E CRISPR-associated protein Cas7/Cse4/CasC, whose protein sequence is MATRTILDIHILQTVPPSNLNRDDTGTPKSAYFGGVRRARVSSQAWKRATREAFNEILPPEELGVRTKKVAEALAGHIIKKKKSLEPGAVQLAAEILKVATGSAIEGPKRKEKSGEEGSPSPESKYLMFLSRRQLDALAELTVEFSGADGDVNTLTKHLKAKENKTRAREAVDTLHSVDIALFGRMVADSADLNVEAATQVAHALSVHKSDIESDYYTAVDDLSADEESGAGMIGTIDFNSATLYRYAAVDVDQLSRNLGPGLRENESPNAAVKRAVCAFLETFVTSLPTGKINTFGNHTLPSVVIVKLRDRWPISFVAAFEKPVAKGPEGGYLREACHRLASYVPDLEKQYGMISKDRSWVFRVGEETQALEALGSEISLDALVRDVGEAVSRHLESGA, encoded by the coding sequence ATGGCAACCCGCACCATTCTCGACATCCACATTCTTCAAACAGTTCCGCCGAGCAACCTGAACCGTGATGACACCGGCACACCGAAGTCCGCTTACTTCGGTGGTGTACGGCGGGCACGTGTCTCGAGCCAGGCATGGAAACGCGCCACCCGCGAAGCCTTCAATGAAATCCTTCCGCCCGAGGAACTCGGCGTCCGGACCAAGAAGGTGGCCGAGGCGCTGGCCGGGCACATCATCAAGAAGAAGAAGTCACTGGAGCCGGGGGCCGTGCAACTGGCCGCCGAAATACTGAAGGTGGCCACAGGCTCGGCTATCGAAGGACCGAAGCGAAAAGAGAAGAGCGGCGAGGAGGGATCCCCTAGCCCGGAGTCGAAGTATCTGATGTTCCTGAGCCGGAGGCAATTGGACGCGCTCGCCGAACTCACAGTTGAATTCAGCGGCGCGGACGGCGACGTGAACACTCTCACAAAGCACCTCAAGGCCAAGGAGAACAAGACCAGGGCCCGCGAGGCCGTCGACACCCTGCACTCGGTGGACATCGCACTCTTCGGACGCATGGTCGCCGATTCGGCCGACCTCAACGTCGAGGCGGCGACGCAGGTCGCACACGCCCTCAGCGTGCACAAATCGGATATCGAGTCCGACTACTACACGGCAGTGGACGACCTCAGTGCCGATGAGGAATCAGGTGCCGGGATGATCGGCACGATCGACTTTAACTCTGCGACACTGTATCGGTATGCGGCTGTGGACGTCGATCAGTTGAGCCGCAACCTTGGTCCGGGACTCCGGGAGAACGAATCGCCGAATGCCGCAGTGAAAAGGGCCGTCTGCGCCTTCCTGGAGACGTTCGTCACATCGCTCCCGACCGGAAAGATCAACACGTTCGGCAATCACACCCTTCCCTCTGTCGTGATTGTGAAGCTACGCGACCGCTGGCCCATCAGCTTCGTCGCGGCCTTCGAAAAGCCTGTGGCCAAGGGCCCGGAGGGCGGATATCTACGCGAAGCCTGCCACCGCCTCGCGTCCTACGTGCCCGACCTGGAAAAGCAGTACGGAATGATCTCCAAGGACCGCAGTTGGGTATTCCGCGTCGGCGAGGAAACACAGGCGCTGGAAGCACTCGGTTCCGAAATCTCCTTGGATGCCCTGGTGCGGGACGTCGGAGAGGCGGTGTCGCGACACCTGGAGTCCGGCGCATGA
- the cas2e gene encoding type I-E CRISPR-associated endoribonuclease Cas2e has product MTVIILANCPAGLRGFLTRWLLELSPGVFLGSPSARVREILWAEVRQYSGQGRALLAYQTDNEQGFTFETHDHAWHPIDHEGLTLLRRPNPNSVPPDTHTTQPPRQGWSKAAKRRRFGK; this is encoded by the coding sequence GTGACCGTCATCATTCTGGCAAACTGCCCCGCAGGCCTACGTGGCTTCCTTACCCGCTGGCTCCTGGAACTCTCCCCCGGCGTATTCCTGGGATCACCCTCAGCACGCGTACGGGAAATTCTGTGGGCCGAAGTCCGCCAATACTCAGGCCAAGGCCGCGCGCTTCTCGCCTACCAGACCGACAACGAACAAGGATTCACCTTCGAAACCCACGACCACGCCTGGCACCCCATCGACCACGAAGGCCTCACCCTCCTCCGGCGCCCAAACCCCAATTCTGTTCCCCCAGACACCCACACCACACAGCCTCCCCGCCAAGGCTGGAGCAAGGCAGCCAAACGACGCCGCTTCGGAAAGTAG
- the cas6e gene encoding type I-E CRISPR-associated protein Cas6/Cse3/CasE, protein MYLTRFPVNTARTEARRLLGSPHFLHGAVNMAFPAAPPRDDQAPRVLWRVDHHSGSGRADLFIVSPVRPDLTHLSEKAGWPTLEEPGWTTFAYDEFLETLTTGDAWSFRLAANPIHHVRKSGTSKDSPTKRTAHVTRRHQVGWLLQRQQQAGFEVLRKPADRQLIPGHDDGAGDEHEVIVHDRLPLQFRKREEAGSRNDVRLVRVTFDGRLRITDANALRRTLTHGLGKAKAYGCGLMTLAPVR, encoded by the coding sequence ATGTACCTGACTCGCTTCCCCGTCAACACCGCCCGCACCGAGGCCCGTCGACTCCTTGGCTCGCCCCACTTCCTGCACGGCGCAGTCAATATGGCCTTCCCCGCCGCGCCGCCCCGGGACGACCAAGCGCCACGGGTCCTGTGGCGAGTGGACCACCACTCCGGATCAGGGCGTGCCGATCTGTTCATCGTCAGCCCCGTTCGCCCCGACCTAACTCACCTCTCCGAGAAGGCCGGCTGGCCCACCCTGGAGGAGCCGGGATGGACCACATTCGCCTATGACGAGTTCCTGGAAACCCTCACCACAGGGGACGCCTGGAGCTTCCGGCTTGCGGCAAACCCAATCCACCACGTCCGCAAATCAGGTACATCCAAGGACTCCCCAACGAAACGCACTGCGCACGTAACCCGGCGACACCAGGTGGGATGGCTGCTGCAACGGCAACAGCAAGCCGGCTTCGAAGTCCTACGCAAACCCGCAGACCGGCAGTTGATCCCCGGCCACGACGACGGAGCAGGCGATGAACACGAGGTAATCGTCCACGACCGCCTGCCGCTCCAATTCCGCAAGCGGGAGGAGGCGGGCTCACGGAACGACGTACGCCTCGTCCGCGTCACCTTTGACGGTCGACTGCGTATCACGGACGCCAATGCCCTCCGCCGGACCCTCACCCACGGCCTCGGCAAAGCCAAGGCATACGGCTGCGGTCTGATGACCCTCGCCCCAGTGCGGTGA
- the casB gene encoding type I-E CRISPR-associated protein Cse2/CasB, which yields MTTATPHLGDGESPLRPKESHSEEQSLPRRATLRTIPRLQGGYRRDAPAAVATVARLRREAGRDPHGSPSSWGLDHLATLTALRDQQREEQEEGRAAPRYLSARERAREEEREEREDRAVHLAVTLWALHQQALRDESMHKPGWPLGRAVRRLAHGKTGTTDHDRDGNVEGNSDTTARSDEAVEEVRPTIRKRFVRIGVSADIETLSSRLREIVLLLRTSRIPLDYGQLAEQLYLWQDDNHQANVRRAWGREFHRSYRKDAEPEAGEDSPTPPAGSQQNITTDDADD from the coding sequence ATGACCACGGCCACCCCGCACCTCGGGGACGGGGAGAGTCCACTCCGGCCCAAGGAGAGCCACTCCGAGGAGCAGTCCCTGCCTCGGCGGGCCACCCTCCGTACGATCCCGCGTTTGCAAGGTGGCTACCGCCGGGACGCTCCCGCAGCCGTCGCAACCGTCGCCCGGCTACGACGCGAGGCAGGACGGGATCCACACGGTTCTCCGTCGAGTTGGGGCCTGGACCACCTGGCGACACTGACGGCGCTCCGGGACCAGCAACGCGAGGAGCAGGAAGAAGGGCGTGCGGCGCCAAGGTACCTGTCCGCACGCGAGAGAGCGCGAGAAGAAGAACGCGAAGAGCGCGAGGACAGGGCGGTCCATCTCGCGGTCACCCTCTGGGCACTGCACCAACAGGCCCTGCGCGACGAATCCATGCACAAGCCGGGCTGGCCCCTGGGTCGCGCCGTACGGCGGCTGGCACACGGCAAGACCGGTACGACAGACCACGACCGTGACGGGAACGTCGAAGGGAACTCGGACACGACCGCTCGGAGCGATGAAGCAGTCGAGGAAGTCAGGCCCACCATCCGCAAACGCTTCGTCCGCATCGGTGTCTCAGCTGACATCGAGACCCTGAGCAGTCGGCTGCGCGAAATCGTGCTGCTGCTGCGCACCTCGCGAATCCCCCTGGATTACGGACAGCTCGCGGAGCAGCTCTACCTCTGGCAGGACGACAATCACCAGGCAAATGTCCGGCGCGCCTGGGGACGCGAGTTTCACCGCTCCTACCGAAAGGACGCGGAACCCGAGGCCGGGGAAGACTCCCCGACCCCTCCGGCCGGCAGCCAGCAGAACATAACGACCGACGACGCAGACGACTAA
- a CDS encoding NAD-dependent epimerase/dehydratase family protein — MHVVITGGAGFIGSNLTRALTRHPAFGQVRVVDNLSTGSKSNLTGLDVQFLEGDVQDAGLLNEAFRDADAIVHLAALPSVPRSLKDPLASHHANATGTLQVLEAARRAGNLHVIAASSSSVYGATPALPKHEDLPTAPMSPYAVTKLATEAYLTAYHHSFGLPVLPLRFFNVYGPGQRADHPYAAVIPKWIAAILAGRPLTIHGDGTQTRDFTYVGTVCDLLTDALLRTVTHPTPVNLAFGTRTSLLDLAAELERATDTPTTRNHTPPRPADVPHAHADATRLHSLFPGVTLTPLREGLRRTVAWHQSM, encoded by the coding sequence ATGCATGTCGTCATCACGGGCGGCGCCGGATTCATCGGCAGCAACCTCACCCGCGCACTGACCCGCCACCCGGCATTCGGCCAGGTCCGCGTCGTCGACAACCTCTCAACCGGCTCGAAGAGCAATCTCACCGGTCTCGACGTCCAGTTCCTCGAAGGAGACGTCCAGGACGCCGGCCTGCTCAACGAAGCCTTCCGCGACGCAGACGCGATCGTCCATCTCGCCGCTCTCCCGTCCGTACCACGTTCCTTGAAGGACCCCCTGGCCAGCCACCACGCCAACGCCACCGGCACGCTGCAAGTCCTCGAAGCCGCCCGCCGCGCCGGCAACCTCCACGTGATCGCCGCGTCCTCATCCTCCGTCTACGGCGCCACGCCGGCCCTCCCCAAGCACGAGGACCTCCCTACGGCCCCGATGAGCCCGTACGCCGTCACCAAACTCGCCACCGAGGCATACCTGACGGCCTACCACCACAGCTTCGGCCTCCCGGTCCTCCCCCTCCGCTTCTTCAACGTCTACGGCCCGGGCCAGCGCGCCGACCACCCGTACGCCGCCGTCATCCCCAAGTGGATCGCCGCCATCCTCGCCGGCCGCCCCCTCACCATCCACGGCGACGGCACCCAAACCCGCGACTTCACCTACGTCGGCACGGTCTGCGACCTCCTGACCGACGCCCTCCTCCGCACCGTCACCCACCCCACCCCAGTGAACCTCGCCTTCGGCACCCGCACCTCACTGCTCGACCTCGCAGCCGAACTCGAACGCGCCACGGACACCCCAACCACCCGCAACCACACACCCCCACGCCCCGCCGACGTCCCCCACGCCCACGCCGACGCAACCCGCCTGCACAGCCTCTTCCCCGGCGTCACCTTGACACCGCTCCGCGAAGGGCTCCGCCGCACCGTCGCCTGGCACCAAAGCATGTAA
- the cas5e gene encoding type I-E CRISPR-associated protein Cas5/CasD, translating to MTVLLLRLAGPLQSWGAAARFARRGTENAPTKSGVLGLLAAAQGRPRDADLSDLAALRFGVRIDQPGQRLRDFHTAHHADSGKSMPVSERFYLADAVFVAGVEGDTELIEHLHQALGAPCFLPYLGRRSCPPSHPILMGDPLNGSLEDALRNAQWQASTWYLDQLERAAGTNGASTDTASLDLLLDCPPAQTPHLSLRDTPVSYDPRHRQYELRGLLTDRTAPPPRHDPTVGLRPANLPTSDTAERSPRTP from the coding sequence ATGACAGTGCTCCTTCTGAGGCTCGCAGGGCCCCTCCAGTCATGGGGGGCCGCAGCTCGCTTTGCCCGCCGCGGTACGGAGAACGCACCCACCAAGAGCGGCGTACTCGGCTTGCTGGCTGCCGCACAAGGCCGTCCGCGCGACGCGGACCTCTCCGACCTGGCGGCACTACGATTCGGCGTGCGGATCGACCAGCCCGGTCAACGGCTTCGCGATTTCCACACTGCCCACCACGCCGATTCCGGCAAATCGATGCCAGTCTCCGAACGCTTCTACCTTGCAGATGCCGTGTTCGTCGCCGGAGTCGAAGGCGACACGGAACTCATCGAGCACCTGCATCAAGCCCTGGGCGCCCCGTGTTTCCTCCCGTACCTCGGACGGCGCTCCTGCCCGCCGTCTCACCCCATCCTGATGGGTGACCCGCTGAACGGCTCCCTCGAAGACGCCCTGCGTAACGCCCAGTGGCAGGCATCCACCTGGTACCTCGATCAGTTGGAACGCGCCGCAGGCACCAACGGCGCCTCGACCGATACAGCCTCACTGGACCTGCTCCTCGACTGCCCACCAGCCCAAACCCCACACCTGTCCCTGCGGGACACGCCGGTCAGCTACGACCCGCGCCACAGGCAGTACGAGCTCCGGGGCCTCCTCACCGACCGGACCGCCCCACCGCCCCGCCACGACCCGACTGTCGGGCTCCGCCCTGCCAACCTACCGACGAGTGATACAGCAGAACGCTCCCCTAGGACCCCGTGA